In a single window of the Zea mays cultivar B73 chromosome 5, Zm-B73-REFERENCE-NAM-5.0, whole genome shotgun sequence genome:
- the LOC103627891 gene encoding CLIP-associated protein isoform X3, whose amino-acid sequence MAMPPAAVARLRELVPAPGTEEELELDVAGAAALVECCSGLLRPGGGGDGDAGAALEALEALCAAGGGGAMRRHADGLAPLVVARLGDGHAAVREAARRYLVLLMEMKEMNARTENTEPNSNVPNDQHVHYTTIEMESSNTSQARKNSKEKVSARDISLLAGEGDITRKLVEPIKVFSEKDLLREIGKVVSTLQPDNEWSIRITAMQRVEGLVLGGAADYSAFPMLLKQLMTPLITQLLDRRSSVVKQACHLLNFLSKELLRDFEPYAELLIPVLLKNVVITILVIAESADNCIKEMLRNCKVARILPRIIEFAKNDRSAVLRARCCEYATLMLEYWVDTPEIQRSADLYEDLIKCCIADATSEVRSSARACYRMFSRIWPDRSHQLYSSFEPPRQKMINDEDTETPQAHLPPVKISHLQPSSFVPAVIDKVVKVDSGISFSSGDLQTSDILYLQCDDIIAKGLDAGNNDDTLTIGSSFEDKITLRELETRDRDTEKNDSGNSTGVNSSARDQPTATPITIEAPSEMSLDDATVVTIVQDKAECKLNVEPINQQVQAQEDPSDLTCLSPAVNSKGAGNLLKENPVEVSSDAGSSGKVGTHKKSAVSKKPRGSYTPNFRRPLLSKQMTNWFYASTKSDIHEKQLILGEMVNNMDVPSSITEALSLGLNPRSDWMMKVYAFSFLRQCLLERGSKGTQEVAQNFEKVMRLVCRYLDDPHHKVAHAALSSLADIMPVFKKPFEHYLDKTLPHIFSRLNDPKESIKQQCLAILKHANESYPIDSLLPALLRSLDEQKSPKSKLAVLEFANASFVKCEVNSESYCSSSFLKPWFGKLAHLFNDKNKKLKEVTVVGFSSIYSHYDPTSMLSFLVTLSMEEQKRLKRAMKQLIPSIESDMEEFLQQKRHKQKTPSFDIFTAKSPLHPAFQSAKSPLHPAHRSSKSPLHPRFAESPGHSAYKYAKSPLHPSYQPANSPLHPSYQSNYVKADDCFSSALQCLPDTSLEVQEDRTGRIEIESPNKSYGHKAEMMDKKSCTVRSKNDLPRRSDFSVISNNIVQNASSRDSRSTKILDEPNDSELHINTRKNKVTRTRNDLQDHENLHQMSSSLLEMLDDPDMATRELALSLLAEILEKHQKAMENCVELLVVKLLHATKDGALKVVNQAHICLTTVVTQFDPLRCLGAIASQLASQDEKVLIVSINSLSKLVMRFSEDNLMAHLPTFLPALVDASKNRSPYVRKAAMVCVVDAYLKLGPALLPYLEGLDSAQLQLITTHASRLSQARLIASDG is encoded by the exons ATGGCAATGCCACCCGCCGCGGTGGCGCGGCTGCGGGAGCTGGTGCCGGCGCCGGGGACGGAGGAGGAGCTGGAGCTCGACGTCGCCGGCGCGGCCGCGCTCGTCGAGTGCTGCTCCGGCCTCCTCCGCCCTGGCggcggcggtgacggcgacgCCGGGGCCGCGCTCGAGGCGCTCGAGGCACTCTGCGCTGCGGGCGGAGGGGGCGCGATGCGCCGCCATGCCGATGGGCTCGCTCCGCTGGTCGTCGCGCGCCTCGGCGACGGACACGCGGCCGTGCGGGAGGCCGCGAGGAGGTACCTCGTGCTGCTCATGGAG ATGAAGGAGATGAATGCAAGAACGGAAAACACAGAGCCAAACTCAAACGTGCCAAATGACCAACACGTTCACTATACGACAATCGAAATGGAATCTTCTAATACCAGCCAAGCAAGAAAAAATTCCAAAGAGAAGGTCAGCGCAAGAGACATCTCGCTTCTTGCAG GAGAAGGAGATATTACAAGGAAGTTAGTCGAACCTATAAAGGTTTTCTCTGAGAAGGACCTACTAAGGGAGATAGGAAAAGTAGTATCTACTTTGCAGCCAGATAATGAGTGGTCAATCCGGATAACTGCAATGCAAAGAGTGGAGGGTTTAGTGCTTGGAG GTGCTGCGGACTATTCGGCCTTCCCCATGCTCCTAAAACAGCTCATGACTCCTCTAATAACTCAGCTTCTGGATAGGAGATCTAGCGTTGTAAAACAG GCATGCCATTTATTAAACTTCCTATCAAAAGAGCTACTACGTGACTTTGAGCCATACGCAGAGCTGCTTATTCCG GTCCTTCTTAAGAATGTCGTGATCACCATCCTTGTAATTGCTGAGTCTGCTGATAACTGTATAAAAGAG ATGTTAAGGAACTGCAAGGTGGCTCGTATACTACCAAGGATTATTGAATTTGCAAAGAATGATAGAAGTGCTGTTCTTCGTGCCAG GTGTTGTGAATATGCAACACTAATGTTAGAGTACTGGGTTGATACTCCAGAAATACAGAGATCAGCTGACCTGTACGAAGACCTTATAAAATGTTGTATAGCAGATGCAACTAGTGAG GTCCGATCAAGCGCAAGGGCATGCTACAGGATGTTCTCAAGGATTTGGCCTGACCGTTCGCATCAGCTGTACTCATCTTTTGAACCACCCAGACAGAAA ATGATAAATGATGAAGATACTGAGACACCTCAAGCGCATCTTCCTCCAGTTAAAATAAGTCATCTTCAACCTAGTTCTTTCGTTCCAGCTGTAATAGATAAAGTTGTTAAGGTCGATTCTGGGATATCATTTTCTTCCGGAGACCTTCAAACATCAGACATACTATACCTCCAGTGTGATGATATAATCGCAAAAGGCCTAGATGCGGGCAATAACGATGACACACTGACTATTGGAAGTTCTTTTGAGGATAAGATCACACTAAGAGAACTAGAAACTAGAGACAGAGATACTGAGAAAAATGATTCAG GCAACAGTACAGGTGTCAATTCATCGGCTCGTGACCAACCAACTGCCACTCCCATTACAATAGAAGCACCTTCAGAAATGTCACTGGATGATGCAACTGTTGTAACAATTGTTCAAGACAAGGCTGAATGCAAGCTGAATGTTGAACCGATAAATCAGCAAGTTCAAGCACAAGAAGATCCTTCTGACTTGACATGCCTGTCACCTGCAGTTAACTCGAAAGGTGCAGGGAACTTACTaaaggaaaatcctgttgaagtaAGCTCTGATGCTGGATCAAGTGGAAAAGTAGGAACTCATAAGAAGAGTGCTGTTTCTAAGAAGCCACGTGGTAGTTACACCCCTAACTTCCGGCGACCTCTCTTGAGTAAGCAGATGACAAATTGGTTTTATGCCAGTACCAAAAGTGATATACATGAGAAGCAACTCATTCTGGGAGAAATGGTCAACAACATGGATGTGCCCTCATCTATTACAGAGGCACTTTCTTTGGGTCTTAACCCAAGATCAGATTGGATGATGAAGGTATATGCATTCAGTTTCTTAAGACAGTGTTTGCTAGAACGTGGATCAAAAGGCACTCAGGAAGTTGCACAAAATTTTGAGAAGGTTATGAGGCTTGTTTGTCGATATCTAGATGATCCCCATCACAAAGTGGCACATGCTGCTCTCTCTTCACTAGCTGATATCATGCCAGTTTTCAAGAAGCCTTTTGAACATTATCTCGACAAGACACTGCCCCATATTTTCTCCCGGTTAAATGATCCAAAGGAATCAATCAAGCAGCAGTGCTTGGCAATTTTGAAACATGCAAATGAAAGTTATCCCATTGATTCTCTCTTACCCGCCTTACTTCGTTCGCTAGATGAGCAGAAATCTCCCAAGTCAAAACTGGCAGTTCTTGAGTTTGCAAATGCCTCTTTTGTGAAATGCGAAGTCAATTCTGAAAGCTATTGTAGCAGCAGCTTCCTCAAGCCATGGTTTGGAAAACTTGCCCATTTGTTTAACGATAAAAACAAGAAACTGAAGGAGGTTACAGTGGTTGGTTTCTCATCTATTTATTCTCACTATGATCCTACATCCATGTTAAGCTTTTTGGTCACCCTGTCAATGGAAGAACAAAAGCGGCTAAAACGGGCAATGAAGCAATTAATACCATCAATAGAAAGTGACATGGAAGAGTTCTTGCAACAGAAGAGACATAAGCAAAAGACTCCATCTTTTGATATTTTTACTGCAAAATCACCACTTCATCCTGCATTTCAATCTGCAAAATCACCACTGCATCCTGCTCATCGATCTTCTAAATCACCACTCCATCCTCGATTTGCTGAGTCGCCCGGTCATTCCGCATATAAATACGCCAAGTCACCGCTGCATCCCTCGTATCAACCTGCTAACTCACCGCTGCATCCCTCGTATCAATCTAACTATGTCAAGGCTGATGATTGTTTCAGTTCTGCACTCCAGTGTCTCCCGGATACAtctttggaagtccaggaggaccgtACTGGAAGGATTGAGATCGAATCTCCTAATAAATCTTATGGGCACAAAGCTGAAATGATGGACAAGAAGTCCTGTACCGTGAGGTCAAAGAATGATCTCCCGAGAAGAAGTGACTTCAGTGTGATATCAAATAACATAGTTCAGAATGCAAGCAGTAGGGACAGTCGGAGTACAAAGATACTTGATGAACCAAACGACAGTGAACTGCACATAAATACCCGAAAAAACAAAGTTACGAGGACGAGGAATGATTTGCAGGATCATGAG AATTTACACCAGATGTCTTCTTCCCTTCTCGAGATGCTTGATGACCCAGATATGGCCACAAGAGAGCTTGCACTTTCTCTGCTGGCTGAAATCCTTGAAAAGCAC CAGAAGGCGATGGAGAACTGCGTTGAGCTTCTTGTAGTTAAACTGCTGCATGCAACCAAAGACGGTGCCTTGAAG GTTGTAAATCAGGCCCATATCTGCTTGACAACTGTGGTCACTCAGTTCGACCCACTCAGATGCCTTGGG GCCATCGCTTCTCAGCTGGCCAGCCAGGATGAGAAAGTTCTTATTGTAAGCATCAATAGTCTGAGCAAG CTTGTGATGCGATTCTCGGAGGACAACCTGATGGCTCATCTGCCAACGTTTCTTCCAGCACTTGTGGATGCTTCCAAAAACCGCAGTCCGTATGTCCGCAAG GCTGCGATGGTGTGCGTGGTGGACGCGTACCTGAAGCTGGGGCCGGCGCTGCTGCCGTACCTGGAGGGCCTGGAcagcgcgcagctgcagctgatAACCACCCACGCCAGCCGTCTGTCCCAGGCAAGATTGATTGCGTCGGACGGCTGA
- the LOC103627891 gene encoding CLIP-associated protein isoform X2 — MAMPPAAVARLRELVPAPGTEEELELDVAGAAALVECCSGLLRPGGGGDGDAGAALEALEALCAAGGGGAMRRHADGLAPLVVARLGDGHAAVREAARRYLVLLMEMKEMNARTENTEPNSNVPNDQHVHYTTIEMESSNTSQARKNSKEKVSARDISLLAGEGDITRKLVEPIKVFSEKDLLREIGKVVSTLQPDNEWSIRITAMQRVEGLVLGGAADYSAFPMLLKQLMTPLITQLLDRRSSVVKQACHLLNFLSKELLRDFEPYAELLIPVLLKNVVITILVIAESADNCIKEMLRNCKVARILPRIIEFAKNDRSAVLRARCCEYATLMLEYWVDTPEIQRSADLYEDLIKCCIADATSEVRSSARACYRMFSRIWPDRSHQLYSSFEPPRQKMINDEDTETPQAHLPPVKISHLQPSSFVPAVIDKVVKVDSGISFSSGDLQTSDILYLQCDDIIAKGLDAGNNDDTLTIGSSFEDKITLRELETRDRDTEKNDSGNSTGVNSSARDQPTATPITIEAPSEMSLDDATVVTIVQDKAECKLNVEPINQQVQAQEDPSDLTCLSPAVNSKGAGNLLKENPVEVSSDAGSSGKVGTHKKSAVSKKPRGSYTPNFRRPLLSKQMTNWFYASTKSDIHEKQLILGEMVNNMDVPSSITEALSLGLNPRSDWMMKVYAFSFLRQCLLERGSKGTQEVAQNFEKVMRLVCRYLDDPHHKVAHAALSSLADIMPVFKKPFEHYLDKTLPHIFSRLNDPKESIKQQCLAILKHANESYPIDSLLPALLRSLDEQKSPKSKLAVLEFANASFVKCEVNSESYCSSSFLKPWFGKLAHLFNDKNKKLKEVTVVGFSSIYSHYDPTSMLSFLVTLSMEEQKRLKRAMKQLIPSIESDMEEFLQQKRHKQKTPSFDIFTAKSPLHPAFQSAKSPLHPAHRSSKSPLHPRFAESPGHSAYKYAKSPLHPSYQPANSPLHPSYQSNYVKADDCFSSALQCLPDTSLEVQEDRTGRIEIESPNKSYGHKAEMMDKKSCTVRSKNDLPRRSDFSVISNNIVQNASSRDSRSTKILDEPNDSELHINTRKNKVTRTRNDLQDHENLHQMSSSLLEMLDDPDMATRELALSLLAEILEKHKAMENCVELLVVKLLHATKDGALKVMHSCSAWFGSHLLVQPQSWHLKPLFMSLSLQVVNQAHICLTTVVTQFDPLRCLGAIASQLASQDEKVLIVSINSLSKLVMRFSEDNLMAHLPTFLPALVDASKNRSPYVRKAAMVCVVDAYLKLGPALLPYLEGLDSAQLQLITTHASRLSQARLIASDG, encoded by the exons ATGGCAATGCCACCCGCCGCGGTGGCGCGGCTGCGGGAGCTGGTGCCGGCGCCGGGGACGGAGGAGGAGCTGGAGCTCGACGTCGCCGGCGCGGCCGCGCTCGTCGAGTGCTGCTCCGGCCTCCTCCGCCCTGGCggcggcggtgacggcgacgCCGGGGCCGCGCTCGAGGCGCTCGAGGCACTCTGCGCTGCGGGCGGAGGGGGCGCGATGCGCCGCCATGCCGATGGGCTCGCTCCGCTGGTCGTCGCGCGCCTCGGCGACGGACACGCGGCCGTGCGGGAGGCCGCGAGGAGGTACCTCGTGCTGCTCATGGAG ATGAAGGAGATGAATGCAAGAACGGAAAACACAGAGCCAAACTCAAACGTGCCAAATGACCAACACGTTCACTATACGACAATCGAAATGGAATCTTCTAATACCAGCCAAGCAAGAAAAAATTCCAAAGAGAAGGTCAGCGCAAGAGACATCTCGCTTCTTGCAG GAGAAGGAGATATTACAAGGAAGTTAGTCGAACCTATAAAGGTTTTCTCTGAGAAGGACCTACTAAGGGAGATAGGAAAAGTAGTATCTACTTTGCAGCCAGATAATGAGTGGTCAATCCGGATAACTGCAATGCAAAGAGTGGAGGGTTTAGTGCTTGGAG GTGCTGCGGACTATTCGGCCTTCCCCATGCTCCTAAAACAGCTCATGACTCCTCTAATAACTCAGCTTCTGGATAGGAGATCTAGCGTTGTAAAACAG GCATGCCATTTATTAAACTTCCTATCAAAAGAGCTACTACGTGACTTTGAGCCATACGCAGAGCTGCTTATTCCG GTCCTTCTTAAGAATGTCGTGATCACCATCCTTGTAATTGCTGAGTCTGCTGATAACTGTATAAAAGAG ATGTTAAGGAACTGCAAGGTGGCTCGTATACTACCAAGGATTATTGAATTTGCAAAGAATGATAGAAGTGCTGTTCTTCGTGCCAG GTGTTGTGAATATGCAACACTAATGTTAGAGTACTGGGTTGATACTCCAGAAATACAGAGATCAGCTGACCTGTACGAAGACCTTATAAAATGTTGTATAGCAGATGCAACTAGTGAG GTCCGATCAAGCGCAAGGGCATGCTACAGGATGTTCTCAAGGATTTGGCCTGACCGTTCGCATCAGCTGTACTCATCTTTTGAACCACCCAGACAGAAA ATGATAAATGATGAAGATACTGAGACACCTCAAGCGCATCTTCCTCCAGTTAAAATAAGTCATCTTCAACCTAGTTCTTTCGTTCCAGCTGTAATAGATAAAGTTGTTAAGGTCGATTCTGGGATATCATTTTCTTCCGGAGACCTTCAAACATCAGACATACTATACCTCCAGTGTGATGATATAATCGCAAAAGGCCTAGATGCGGGCAATAACGATGACACACTGACTATTGGAAGTTCTTTTGAGGATAAGATCACACTAAGAGAACTAGAAACTAGAGACAGAGATACTGAGAAAAATGATTCAG GCAACAGTACAGGTGTCAATTCATCGGCTCGTGACCAACCAACTGCCACTCCCATTACAATAGAAGCACCTTCAGAAATGTCACTGGATGATGCAACTGTTGTAACAATTGTTCAAGACAAGGCTGAATGCAAGCTGAATGTTGAACCGATAAATCAGCAAGTTCAAGCACAAGAAGATCCTTCTGACTTGACATGCCTGTCACCTGCAGTTAACTCGAAAGGTGCAGGGAACTTACTaaaggaaaatcctgttgaagtaAGCTCTGATGCTGGATCAAGTGGAAAAGTAGGAACTCATAAGAAGAGTGCTGTTTCTAAGAAGCCACGTGGTAGTTACACCCCTAACTTCCGGCGACCTCTCTTGAGTAAGCAGATGACAAATTGGTTTTATGCCAGTACCAAAAGTGATATACATGAGAAGCAACTCATTCTGGGAGAAATGGTCAACAACATGGATGTGCCCTCATCTATTACAGAGGCACTTTCTTTGGGTCTTAACCCAAGATCAGATTGGATGATGAAGGTATATGCATTCAGTTTCTTAAGACAGTGTTTGCTAGAACGTGGATCAAAAGGCACTCAGGAAGTTGCACAAAATTTTGAGAAGGTTATGAGGCTTGTTTGTCGATATCTAGATGATCCCCATCACAAAGTGGCACATGCTGCTCTCTCTTCACTAGCTGATATCATGCCAGTTTTCAAGAAGCCTTTTGAACATTATCTCGACAAGACACTGCCCCATATTTTCTCCCGGTTAAATGATCCAAAGGAATCAATCAAGCAGCAGTGCTTGGCAATTTTGAAACATGCAAATGAAAGTTATCCCATTGATTCTCTCTTACCCGCCTTACTTCGTTCGCTAGATGAGCAGAAATCTCCCAAGTCAAAACTGGCAGTTCTTGAGTTTGCAAATGCCTCTTTTGTGAAATGCGAAGTCAATTCTGAAAGCTATTGTAGCAGCAGCTTCCTCAAGCCATGGTTTGGAAAACTTGCCCATTTGTTTAACGATAAAAACAAGAAACTGAAGGAGGTTACAGTGGTTGGTTTCTCATCTATTTATTCTCACTATGATCCTACATCCATGTTAAGCTTTTTGGTCACCCTGTCAATGGAAGAACAAAAGCGGCTAAAACGGGCAATGAAGCAATTAATACCATCAATAGAAAGTGACATGGAAGAGTTCTTGCAACAGAAGAGACATAAGCAAAAGACTCCATCTTTTGATATTTTTACTGCAAAATCACCACTTCATCCTGCATTTCAATCTGCAAAATCACCACTGCATCCTGCTCATCGATCTTCTAAATCACCACTCCATCCTCGATTTGCTGAGTCGCCCGGTCATTCCGCATATAAATACGCCAAGTCACCGCTGCATCCCTCGTATCAACCTGCTAACTCACCGCTGCATCCCTCGTATCAATCTAACTATGTCAAGGCTGATGATTGTTTCAGTTCTGCACTCCAGTGTCTCCCGGATACAtctttggaagtccaggaggaccgtACTGGAAGGATTGAGATCGAATCTCCTAATAAATCTTATGGGCACAAAGCTGAAATGATGGACAAGAAGTCCTGTACCGTGAGGTCAAAGAATGATCTCCCGAGAAGAAGTGACTTCAGTGTGATATCAAATAACATAGTTCAGAATGCAAGCAGTAGGGACAGTCGGAGTACAAAGATACTTGATGAACCAAACGACAGTGAACTGCACATAAATACCCGAAAAAACAAAGTTACGAGGACGAGGAATGATTTGCAGGATCATGAG AATTTACACCAGATGTCTTCTTCCCTTCTCGAGATGCTTGATGACCCAGATATGGCCACAAGAGAGCTTGCACTTTCTCTGCTGGCTGAAATCCTTGAAAAGCAC AAGGCGATGGAGAACTGCGTTGAGCTTCTTGTAGTTAAACTGCTGCATGCAACCAAAGACGGTGCCTTGAAGGTAATGCACAGTTGCAGTGCTTGGTTCGGCTCGCATTTGCTGGTGCAACCACAAAGCTGGCATCTGAAGCCTTTATTTATGTCACTGTCGCTGCAGGTTGTAAATCAGGCCCATATCTGCTTGACAACTGTGGTCACTCAGTTCGACCCACTCAGATGCCTTGGG GCCATCGCTTCTCAGCTGGCCAGCCAGGATGAGAAAGTTCTTATTGTAAGCATCAATAGTCTGAGCAAG CTTGTGATGCGATTCTCGGAGGACAACCTGATGGCTCATCTGCCAACGTTTCTTCCAGCACTTGTGGATGCTTCCAAAAACCGCAGTCCGTATGTCCGCAAG GCTGCGATGGTGTGCGTGGTGGACGCGTACCTGAAGCTGGGGCCGGCGCTGCTGCCGTACCTGGAGGGCCTGGAcagcgcgcagctgcagctgatAACCACCCACGCCAGCCGTCTGTCCCAGGCAAGATTGATTGCGTCGGACGGCTGA